In one Dunckerocampus dactyliophorus isolate RoL2022-P2 chromosome 9, RoL_Ddac_1.1, whole genome shotgun sequence genomic region, the following are encoded:
- the LOC129188127 gene encoding rho GTPase-activating protein 6-like isoform X1 codes for MSAQGLLSSVFSCSLSPRTISKRGLRQTRSLDPVLMRHYGVENTSYQGGFTWNSVSGRSVGLKPVPLQSLSELERVRLQDVAFRRLLRDRKLGCHITIPKYGHKHKKSLRRKLDSLSKEKSKDKEAPHQVFSIPLEQVISNDRTHKQRHDAPPEQHCDPTELVLSFLHFTSTFKRANKELSSSNSSLSSNSESPNKSPFVRASDAAPRTRRRGGVSVDCITDLDDNQSQLLEALQLSLPVDNAVGSRKKRHDKKLSLNPMYPQVPRIVELCCQHLESHGLQTVGIFRVGSSKKRLRQLREELDQGWELHLDEQHSVHDVAALLKEFLRDMPDPLLTRELYTAFINTTLLDQVEQEKAIQLLVFLLPPCNCDTLQRLLCLLSSVAEHADDTMDESGDKKPGNKMTSLNLATILGPNLLHKQKTPDKEFAVQSLARAEESSAIISVVQSMINACESLFLVPAELQNEVLLSLLETDPDVVDYLLRRKDTRYCVSGLVGPGESMSSGEASPYENSSPVLSVRPLPEDDGMLSNGSTTPAYELRSDSACRSTPPTFTIEEASEDDQFWDNWHQLFCSKNLFELNGGLGDASEWKSFGSSEGLNGRQGNNKLPIRPTTQISLDALECRPRPLVPCSRSGGCGDSPGDQMESRQPEPSLHQVPISQSGAISSDNLADRTGRPVDMFLKDGGDCLFRPVRKIHVSHSAPSFITHHTEAQTQNRTPRNGPEQATEKAKSQTDRCHIWQILSNNNGDALPETLV; via the exons GGAGGCTTCACATGGAACAGCGTGTCGGGACGCTCCGTGGGTCTGAAGCCTGTTCCTCTGCAAAGCCTTTCTGAGTTGGAGAGGGTTCGTCTCCAAGATGTCGCCTTCAGGAGACTTCTTCGGGATCGTAAATTGGGCTGCCACATTACCATCCCTAaat ATGGTCACAAACATAAGAAGTCCCTCAGACGGAAGCTGGATTCACTTTCCAAGGAGAAGAGTAAAGACAAAG AGGCGCCACACCAGGTTTTTAGCATCCCGCTGGAGCAGGTCATCTCCAACGATCGCACTCACAAGCAGCGGCATGATGCGCCGCCGGAGCAGCACTGTGACCCCACTGAACTGGTGCTGTCCTTCCTCCACTTCACCTCCACCTTCAAGAGGGCCAACAAGGAGCTGTCCAGCAGCAACTCCTCCCTCAGCTCCAATTCAGAGAGCCCTAATAAATCGCCTTTTGTCAGAGCGTCTGATGCAGCCCCACGAACGCGCAGGAGG GGGGGCGTGTCCGTGGATTGCATCACTGACCTAGACGATAACCAGTCTCAACTCTTGGAGGCCCTCCAGCTGTCTCTGCCAGTAGACAATGCAGTGGGCAGCAGGAAGAAGAGACACGACAAAAAGCTGAGTCTCAACCCCATGTACCCTCAAGTGCCCAGGATAGTGGAGCTCTGCTGCCAGCACCTGGAAAGTCACG GTTTACAGACTGTTGGAATTTTCCGTGTGGGAAGTTCCAAGAAGAGGCTGAGGCAG CTGCGCGAAGAGCTCGATCAGGGATGGGAGCTCCATTTGGATGAGCAGCACAGCGTTCATGATGTGGCGGCTTTGCTGAAAGAATTTCTCAGAGACATGCCCGACCCACTTTTGACAAGAGAGCTCTACACAGCCTTTATCAACACAACAT TGTTGGACCAGGTGGAGCAAGAGAAGGCCATCCAGCTCTTGGTGTTCTTGCTTCCTCCCTGCAACTGTGACACGCTGCAGCGCCTTCTGTGTTTGCTGTCGTCTGTGGCTGAACATGCTGATGACACGATGGATGAGTCGGGGGACAAG aaaCCAGGAAACAAGATGACCTCATTGAATTTAGCCACCATCCTGGGACCCAACCTCTTGCACAAGCAAAAAACCCCTGACAAGGAGTTTGCGGTCCAGAGTTTAGCTCGCGCTGAGGAGAGCAGCGCCATCATCAGCGTGGTCCAAAGCATGATCAATGCGTGTGAATCTCTGTTTTTG GTTCCTGCCGAGCTTCAGAATGAGGTTCTGCTGAGTCTTTTGGAAACCGATCCTGATGTTGTGGACTACCTACTGCGGCGGAAGGATACTCGTTACTG TGTTTCAGGTCTGGTTGGACCAGGTGAGTCCATGTCCAGCGGGGAGGCATCTCCCTATGAAAACAGCTCTCCTGTCCTGTCTGTACGGCCGCTGCCGGAGGACGACGGGATGCTCTCGAATGGCAGCACCACACCTGCTTATGAGCTGAGGAGTGATTCAGCATGTAGAAGCACACCGCCCACCTTTACAATCG AGGAGGCCTCAGAAGACGATCAGTTCTGGGACAACTGGCATCAACTTTTTTGCAGCAAGAACCTTTTTGAACTCAATG GCGGCCTTGGAGATGCGTCTGAGTGGAAGTCATTTGGATCATCGGAGGGGCTGAACGGTCGCCAAGGTAACAACAAGCTGCCCATCAGGCCAACAACACAAATCTCATTGGATGCATTAGAATGCAGGCCACGCCCCCTGGTCCCTTGCAGCAGAAGCGGCGGCTGCGGCGACAGCCCTGGCGACCAAATGGAGTCAAGGCAACCAGAACCCTCATTACATCAGGTACCcatcagccaatcaggagcCATCAGCTCGGACAACTTGGCGGACAGGACAGGACGCCCTGTTGATATGTTCCTAAAAGACGGAGGGGATTGTTTGTTTCGACCTGTCAGGAAGATACACGTTTCTCATTCGGCACCATCCTTCATCACGCATCACACTGAAGCACAGACACAGAACAGAACCCCTAGAAATGGACCGGAACAGGCCACTGAGAAAGCAAAGAGTCAGACAGACAGGTGTCACATATGGCAGATTCTGTCAAACAACAATGGGGATGCACTTCCTGAAACACTGGTGTGA
- the LOC129188127 gene encoding rho GTPase-activating protein 6-like isoform X2, whose amino-acid sequence MSAQGLLSSVFSCSLSPRTISKRGLRQTRSLDPVLMRHYGVENTSYQGGFTWNSVSGRSVGLKPVPLQSLSELERVRLQDVAFRRLLRDRKLGCHITIPKYGHKHKKSLRRKLDSLSKEKSKDKEAPHQVFSIPLEQVISNDRTHKQRHDAPPEQHCDPTELVLSFLHFTSTFKRANKELSSSNSSLSSNSESPNKSPFVRASDAAPRTRRRGGVSVDCITDLDDNQSQLLEALQLSLPVDNAVGSRKKRHDKKLSLNPMYPQVPRIVELCCQHLESHGLQTVGIFRVGSSKKRLRQLREELDQGWELHLDEQHSVHDVAALLKEFLRDMPDPLLTRELYTAFINTTLLDQVEQEKAIQLLVFLLPPCNCDTLQRLLCLLSSVAEHADDTMDESGDKKPGNKMTSLNLATILGPNLLHKQKTPDKEFAVQSLARAEESSAIISVVQSMINACESLFLVPAELQNEVLLSLLETDPDVVDYLLRRKDTRYCVSGLVGPGESMSSGEASPYENSSPVLSVRPLPEDDGMLSNGSTTPAYELRSDSACRSTPPTFTIGGLGDASEWKSFGSSEGLNGRQGNNKLPIRPTTQISLDALECRPRPLVPCSRSGGCGDSPGDQMESRQPEPSLHQVPISQSGAISSDNLADRTGRPVDMFLKDGGDCLFRPVRKIHVSHSAPSFITHHTEAQTQNRTPRNGPEQATEKAKSQTDRCHIWQILSNNNGDALPETLV is encoded by the exons GGAGGCTTCACATGGAACAGCGTGTCGGGACGCTCCGTGGGTCTGAAGCCTGTTCCTCTGCAAAGCCTTTCTGAGTTGGAGAGGGTTCGTCTCCAAGATGTCGCCTTCAGGAGACTTCTTCGGGATCGTAAATTGGGCTGCCACATTACCATCCCTAaat ATGGTCACAAACATAAGAAGTCCCTCAGACGGAAGCTGGATTCACTTTCCAAGGAGAAGAGTAAAGACAAAG AGGCGCCACACCAGGTTTTTAGCATCCCGCTGGAGCAGGTCATCTCCAACGATCGCACTCACAAGCAGCGGCATGATGCGCCGCCGGAGCAGCACTGTGACCCCACTGAACTGGTGCTGTCCTTCCTCCACTTCACCTCCACCTTCAAGAGGGCCAACAAGGAGCTGTCCAGCAGCAACTCCTCCCTCAGCTCCAATTCAGAGAGCCCTAATAAATCGCCTTTTGTCAGAGCGTCTGATGCAGCCCCACGAACGCGCAGGAGG GGGGGCGTGTCCGTGGATTGCATCACTGACCTAGACGATAACCAGTCTCAACTCTTGGAGGCCCTCCAGCTGTCTCTGCCAGTAGACAATGCAGTGGGCAGCAGGAAGAAGAGACACGACAAAAAGCTGAGTCTCAACCCCATGTACCCTCAAGTGCCCAGGATAGTGGAGCTCTGCTGCCAGCACCTGGAAAGTCACG GTTTACAGACTGTTGGAATTTTCCGTGTGGGAAGTTCCAAGAAGAGGCTGAGGCAG CTGCGCGAAGAGCTCGATCAGGGATGGGAGCTCCATTTGGATGAGCAGCACAGCGTTCATGATGTGGCGGCTTTGCTGAAAGAATTTCTCAGAGACATGCCCGACCCACTTTTGACAAGAGAGCTCTACACAGCCTTTATCAACACAACAT TGTTGGACCAGGTGGAGCAAGAGAAGGCCATCCAGCTCTTGGTGTTCTTGCTTCCTCCCTGCAACTGTGACACGCTGCAGCGCCTTCTGTGTTTGCTGTCGTCTGTGGCTGAACATGCTGATGACACGATGGATGAGTCGGGGGACAAG aaaCCAGGAAACAAGATGACCTCATTGAATTTAGCCACCATCCTGGGACCCAACCTCTTGCACAAGCAAAAAACCCCTGACAAGGAGTTTGCGGTCCAGAGTTTAGCTCGCGCTGAGGAGAGCAGCGCCATCATCAGCGTGGTCCAAAGCATGATCAATGCGTGTGAATCTCTGTTTTTG GTTCCTGCCGAGCTTCAGAATGAGGTTCTGCTGAGTCTTTTGGAAACCGATCCTGATGTTGTGGACTACCTACTGCGGCGGAAGGATACTCGTTACTG TGTTTCAGGTCTGGTTGGACCAGGTGAGTCCATGTCCAGCGGGGAGGCATCTCCCTATGAAAACAGCTCTCCTGTCCTGTCTGTACGGCCGCTGCCGGAGGACGACGGGATGCTCTCGAATGGCAGCACCACACCTGCTTATGAGCTGAGGAGTGATTCAGCATGTAGAAGCACACCGCCCACCTTTACAATCG GCGGCCTTGGAGATGCGTCTGAGTGGAAGTCATTTGGATCATCGGAGGGGCTGAACGGTCGCCAAGGTAACAACAAGCTGCCCATCAGGCCAACAACACAAATCTCATTGGATGCATTAGAATGCAGGCCACGCCCCCTGGTCCCTTGCAGCAGAAGCGGCGGCTGCGGCGACAGCCCTGGCGACCAAATGGAGTCAAGGCAACCAGAACCCTCATTACATCAGGTACCcatcagccaatcaggagcCATCAGCTCGGACAACTTGGCGGACAGGACAGGACGCCCTGTTGATATGTTCCTAAAAGACGGAGGGGATTGTTTGTTTCGACCTGTCAGGAAGATACACGTTTCTCATTCGGCACCATCCTTCATCACGCATCACACTGAAGCACAGACACAGAACAGAACCCCTAGAAATGGACCGGAACAGGCCACTGAGAAAGCAAAGAGTCAGACAGACAGGTGTCACATATGGCAGATTCTGTCAAACAACAATGGGGATGCACTTCCTGAAACACTGGTGTGA
- the LOC129188127 gene encoding rho GTPase-activating protein 6-like isoform X3, translated as MGDPHLKRSISHGGFTWNSVSGRSVGLKPVPLQSLSELERVRLQDVAFRRLLRDRKLGCHITIPKYGHKHKKSLRRKLDSLSKEKSKDKEAPHQVFSIPLEQVISNDRTHKQRHDAPPEQHCDPTELVLSFLHFTSTFKRANKELSSSNSSLSSNSESPNKSPFVRASDAAPRTRRRGGVSVDCITDLDDNQSQLLEALQLSLPVDNAVGSRKKRHDKKLSLNPMYPQVPRIVELCCQHLESHGLQTVGIFRVGSSKKRLRQLREELDQGWELHLDEQHSVHDVAALLKEFLRDMPDPLLTRELYTAFINTTLLDQVEQEKAIQLLVFLLPPCNCDTLQRLLCLLSSVAEHADDTMDESGDKKPGNKMTSLNLATILGPNLLHKQKTPDKEFAVQSLARAEESSAIISVVQSMINACESLFLVPAELQNEVLLSLLETDPDVVDYLLRRKDTRYCVSGLVGPGESMSSGEASPYENSSPVLSVRPLPEDDGMLSNGSTTPAYELRSDSACRSTPPTFTIEEASEDDQFWDNWHQLFCSKNLFELNGGLGDASEWKSFGSSEGLNGRQGNNKLPIRPTTQISLDALECRPRPLVPCSRSGGCGDSPGDQMESRQPEPSLHQVPISQSGAISSDNLADRTGRPVDMFLKDGGDCLFRPVRKIHVSHSAPSFITHHTEAQTQNRTPRNGPEQATEKAKSQTDRCHIWQILSNNNGDALPETLV; from the exons ATGGGGGACCCTCATTTGAAGCGAAGCATCAGTCAT GGAGGCTTCACATGGAACAGCGTGTCGGGACGCTCCGTGGGTCTGAAGCCTGTTCCTCTGCAAAGCCTTTCTGAGTTGGAGAGGGTTCGTCTCCAAGATGTCGCCTTCAGGAGACTTCTTCGGGATCGTAAATTGGGCTGCCACATTACCATCCCTAaat ATGGTCACAAACATAAGAAGTCCCTCAGACGGAAGCTGGATTCACTTTCCAAGGAGAAGAGTAAAGACAAAG AGGCGCCACACCAGGTTTTTAGCATCCCGCTGGAGCAGGTCATCTCCAACGATCGCACTCACAAGCAGCGGCATGATGCGCCGCCGGAGCAGCACTGTGACCCCACTGAACTGGTGCTGTCCTTCCTCCACTTCACCTCCACCTTCAAGAGGGCCAACAAGGAGCTGTCCAGCAGCAACTCCTCCCTCAGCTCCAATTCAGAGAGCCCTAATAAATCGCCTTTTGTCAGAGCGTCTGATGCAGCCCCACGAACGCGCAGGAGG GGGGGCGTGTCCGTGGATTGCATCACTGACCTAGACGATAACCAGTCTCAACTCTTGGAGGCCCTCCAGCTGTCTCTGCCAGTAGACAATGCAGTGGGCAGCAGGAAGAAGAGACACGACAAAAAGCTGAGTCTCAACCCCATGTACCCTCAAGTGCCCAGGATAGTGGAGCTCTGCTGCCAGCACCTGGAAAGTCACG GTTTACAGACTGTTGGAATTTTCCGTGTGGGAAGTTCCAAGAAGAGGCTGAGGCAG CTGCGCGAAGAGCTCGATCAGGGATGGGAGCTCCATTTGGATGAGCAGCACAGCGTTCATGATGTGGCGGCTTTGCTGAAAGAATTTCTCAGAGACATGCCCGACCCACTTTTGACAAGAGAGCTCTACACAGCCTTTATCAACACAACAT TGTTGGACCAGGTGGAGCAAGAGAAGGCCATCCAGCTCTTGGTGTTCTTGCTTCCTCCCTGCAACTGTGACACGCTGCAGCGCCTTCTGTGTTTGCTGTCGTCTGTGGCTGAACATGCTGATGACACGATGGATGAGTCGGGGGACAAG aaaCCAGGAAACAAGATGACCTCATTGAATTTAGCCACCATCCTGGGACCCAACCTCTTGCACAAGCAAAAAACCCCTGACAAGGAGTTTGCGGTCCAGAGTTTAGCTCGCGCTGAGGAGAGCAGCGCCATCATCAGCGTGGTCCAAAGCATGATCAATGCGTGTGAATCTCTGTTTTTG GTTCCTGCCGAGCTTCAGAATGAGGTTCTGCTGAGTCTTTTGGAAACCGATCCTGATGTTGTGGACTACCTACTGCGGCGGAAGGATACTCGTTACTG TGTTTCAGGTCTGGTTGGACCAGGTGAGTCCATGTCCAGCGGGGAGGCATCTCCCTATGAAAACAGCTCTCCTGTCCTGTCTGTACGGCCGCTGCCGGAGGACGACGGGATGCTCTCGAATGGCAGCACCACACCTGCTTATGAGCTGAGGAGTGATTCAGCATGTAGAAGCACACCGCCCACCTTTACAATCG AGGAGGCCTCAGAAGACGATCAGTTCTGGGACAACTGGCATCAACTTTTTTGCAGCAAGAACCTTTTTGAACTCAATG GCGGCCTTGGAGATGCGTCTGAGTGGAAGTCATTTGGATCATCGGAGGGGCTGAACGGTCGCCAAGGTAACAACAAGCTGCCCATCAGGCCAACAACACAAATCTCATTGGATGCATTAGAATGCAGGCCACGCCCCCTGGTCCCTTGCAGCAGAAGCGGCGGCTGCGGCGACAGCCCTGGCGACCAAATGGAGTCAAGGCAACCAGAACCCTCATTACATCAGGTACCcatcagccaatcaggagcCATCAGCTCGGACAACTTGGCGGACAGGACAGGACGCCCTGTTGATATGTTCCTAAAAGACGGAGGGGATTGTTTGTTTCGACCTGTCAGGAAGATACACGTTTCTCATTCGGCACCATCCTTCATCACGCATCACACTGAAGCACAGACACAGAACAGAACCCCTAGAAATGGACCGGAACAGGCCACTGAGAAAGCAAAGAGTCAGACAGACAGGTGTCACATATGGCAGATTCTGTCAAACAACAATGGGGATGCACTTCCTGAAACACTGGTGTGA